From Coriobacteriia bacterium, one genomic window encodes:
- the hisG gene encoding ATP phosphoribosyltransferase has protein sequence MLSIALPKGSLEEQTLLLFSQADLEVKKSAREYNPVIADPRVGKVKILRPQEIPGYVQDGYFDLGISGHDWVTESGADVVEVAELPYAKTGTGFVSMVLAVPQESPVENARHIAAGSRITTEFPRVTKAYFEELGIPVEVHFSYGATEAKVPEMMDALVDLTETGSTLRRNGLKIVDTVLTSTTRLLASHAAWNDPAKRREIEEIRTLLLGVIEARGRVLLNMNVPCDKLDDVIAQLPAMKRPTVAKLYGSDDYEISTVADKSTVNVLIPALKSAGAEDILEMPISKIVR, from the coding sequence ATGCTTTCGATCGCCTTGCCAAAGGGCTCACTTGAGGAGCAGACGCTCCTGCTCTTCTCCCAGGCCGACCTCGAGGTCAAGAAGTCGGCACGCGAGTACAACCCGGTGATTGCCGATCCACGCGTGGGCAAGGTCAAGATCTTGCGCCCGCAGGAGATTCCAGGATACGTCCAGGACGGCTACTTCGACCTTGGGATCTCCGGCCACGACTGGGTGACGGAGTCGGGTGCCGACGTGGTCGAGGTCGCCGAACTGCCCTACGCCAAGACCGGCACCGGCTTCGTGAGCATGGTGCTGGCGGTGCCGCAGGAGTCGCCCGTCGAAAACGCGCGCCACATCGCGGCCGGCAGCCGCATAACGACGGAGTTCCCGCGCGTCACCAAGGCGTACTTTGAGGAGCTCGGCATCCCCGTGGAGGTCCACTTCAGCTACGGCGCCACCGAGGCCAAGGTTCCCGAGATGATGGATGCGCTCGTCGATCTCACCGAGACCGGCTCGACGCTTCGCCGCAACGGCCTGAAGATCGTCGACACGGTGCTGACGTCGACCACCCGGCTGCTGGCCAGCCATGCAGCTTGGAACGATCCCGCGAAGCGCCGCGAGATCGAAGAGATCCGCACACTGCTTCTTGGCGTGATCGAGGCGCGCGGGCGCGTGCTGCTCAACATGAACGTCCCATGCGACAAGCTGGACGACGTAATAGCCCAACTACCTGCGATGAAGCGTCCGACGGTTGCAAAGCTCTACGGATCGGACGACTATGAGATTTCCACGGTGGCCGACAAGAGCACTGTGAACGTCTTGATACCTGCACTCAAATCCGCTGGCGCTGAGGACATCCTTGAGATGCCGATCAGCAAGATCGTGCGCTAG
- a CDS encoding alpha/beta fold hydrolase, whose translation MADSWQMSLDRVDALRALDDDSIVAASATRALLHDAPTAEVALLMHGFTNSPAQWREVSAAYYAAGYNVLVPRVPFHGLKDPLNREMSQLTPEVLAEFTDRAVDAAAGLGGRLRVVGLSLGGLLAAYAARNRTEVAEAILIAPFFQPNAIPEWVDAPFDAAMRALPDVYSWWNPAKREAEVRGTWAYPKFSLKAIAAMIALRRQLAHDSARRDNRAERILLVINDHDIAVRSDVARKLTDELFRDLAEEVDTAVLEDSLGLTHDVVEPNGDNRDRMDTVRERLWPLLGLTPPPAGTPNSPIPGGGYFSAESDGAA comes from the coding sequence ATGGCTGATAGCTGGCAGATGTCGCTCGACCGCGTGGATGCGTTGCGCGCGCTCGATGACGACTCGATCGTTGCGGCGAGTGCCACACGGGCGCTGCTGCACGACGCCCCGACCGCTGAAGTCGCGCTCCTTATGCACGGCTTCACCAACTCGCCGGCGCAGTGGCGCGAGGTGTCGGCCGCCTACTACGCTGCGGGTTACAACGTGCTCGTGCCGCGCGTCCCGTTCCACGGCCTGAAGGACCCGCTCAACCGCGAGATGAGCCAGCTCACGCCGGAAGTGCTGGCCGAGTTCACCGATCGCGCGGTCGACGCTGCAGCCGGACTGGGTGGCCGGCTTCGAGTGGTGGGGCTCTCTCTGGGAGGGCTGCTCGCCGCGTACGCTGCGAGGAATCGCACCGAGGTCGCTGAAGCGATTCTGATTGCGCCGTTCTTCCAGCCCAACGCAATCCCCGAGTGGGTCGATGCGCCGTTTGACGCCGCGATGCGTGCGCTCCCCGACGTGTACAGCTGGTGGAACCCCGCCAAGCGCGAGGCGGAGGTCCGAGGCACGTGGGCGTACCCCAAGTTCTCGCTCAAGGCGATCGCCGCGATGATCGCCCTGCGTCGGCAGCTCGCCCACGACTCTGCTCGCCGAGACAACCGCGCCGAGCGCATCCTGCTGGTCATCAACGACCACGACATCGCGGTGCGAAGCGACGTGGCGCGCAAACTGACCGATGAGCTGTTCCGCGATCTCGCCGAGGAAGTCGACACGGCCGTCCTCGAAGACTCGCTTGGGCTAACGCACGATGTTGTCGAGCCAAACGGCGACAACCGCGACCGGATGGACACCGTTCGCGAGCGCCTCTGGCCGCTTCTCGGCCTTACGCCACCTCCCGCCGGTACGCCCAACTCGCCGATTCCAGGAGGTGGATACTTCTCAGCGGAGAGTGACGGCGCGGCCTAG